One part of the Aspergillus luchuensis IFO 4308 DNA, chromosome 5, nearly complete sequence genome encodes these proteins:
- a CDS encoding uncharacterized protein (TransMembrane:1 (o57-80i)) — translation MDVDRLGSMTSWHMGVIGDQRDKTRQSRAGMPEKLNAGSALHDETQLTAHRPMLQNYYSLSLLSRLDTGILLLVIVIWSFSPCREVKSSQVNHILCDSHRPTEGLFK, via the coding sequence ATGGATGTGGACAGACTCGGGAGCATGACTTCATGGCACATGGGCGTGATTGGCGATCagagagacaagacaagacaaagCCGGGCTGGGATGCCGGAGAAATTGAATGCAGGATCAGCGCTGCACGATGAAACCCAACTGACAGCTCACCGGCCAATGTTGCAGAACTACTATTCCTTATCCCTTCTTTCCAGACTTGATACAGGGATCCTCCTGCTGGTCATCGTCATCtggtctttctctccttgcagagaagtcaagtcaagtcaagtcaatcaCATTCTATGTGACAGCCATAGACCAACTGAGGGATTGTtcaaatga
- a CDS encoding threonine/serine exporter family protein (COG:S;~EggNog:ENOG410QDH4;~InterPro:IPR024528,IPR010619;~PFAM:PF06738,PF12821;~TransMembrane:10 (i520-538o544-563i575-595o607-629i641-665o685-703i710-731o737-753i765-790o816-841i)) — MSESPRHDDASYELLGRQNSWDGNDETLVPRNSGEPSAPSHPEGEPPAAATTTEEGGPNETTRPARVRFRSVSNNNETVPERPPMPRGDSEYSLRSVHSFVPTTAQSTDLADYFERDYAQEHDPVEREGNDAEKRSSPTANESRDTSLDKDESQQPISAKDRWRNASKLLRQKTVLLGERLGRPLDDVGDLGAAMLPDDLEGGYPPRRRGDEKEPLDPHGRNDEPPPPPSAEAHRLVRSMTQHNMHQRRKPKSAYAKSGQETPDGLGRPDSWYGAGTPGGRGGGGILSQLLKLHAQQQANRDNMSMTDSSDNESVASSGTATPRRDFSAGTFSSGTATPKKEKVKWYKKSSHQSTASLVEASMNLSRASLPASADTLVNIPNKKKGKKKRKTRLEDEIRVTVHIAEILARQRYIMQLCRALMRYGAPTHRLEEYMQMTARVLEVEGQFLYLPGCMIMSFDDPATRTAEVKLVRVVQGVDLGRLAETHNVYKNVVHDMIGVEEAIQELDLIMKRPPRFNKWILVVTYGLASVAVGPFAFDARPIDMPIIFFLGCLVGFMQHVLAPRSVLYSNVFEVTAAILTSFLARAFGSIYATVDGTHERLFCFSALAQSSIALILPGFMVLCSSLELQSHQMIAGSIRMVYSIIYSMFLGYGITVGTTIYGLIDGNAASSTTCKNEDVWGSKYIQHFIFVPIYVIFLAIINQGKWKQVPVMIVIAVCGYVTNYFSTLKLGSNSEVANTVGAFTIGLLGNLYSRLWHGHAATAILPGIFVLVPSGLASSGSLLAGIQYADEVRDNLRSGNTTATDSTTDSSIASLGFGMIQVAIGITVGLFVSALIVYPFGKRRSGLFSF; from the coding sequence ATGTCGGAGTCACCTCGCCATGACGATGCCTCCTATGAACTCCTAGGCCGCCAGAACAGCTGGGACGGCAACGACGAAACCCTCGTCCCGCGCAATTCGGGCGAGCCATCCGCCCCCTCCCATCCCGAAGGCGAACCTCCGGCTGctgcaacaacaacagaggAGGGCGGCCCTAATGAAACCACCAGACCCGCGCGCGTTCGATTTCGCTCCGTCAGTAACAACAATGAGACGGTGCCGGAACGCCCGCCCATGCCGCGCGGGGATTCCGAATACTCCCTGCGCTCAGTGCATTCCTTCGTCCCCACGACCGCTCAATCGACCGATCTGGCCGACTATTTCGAACGCGACTACGCGCAGGAACATGATCCggtagagagagaaggcAACGATGCAGAGAAACGCTCCTCGCCCACCGCCAATGAATCTCGAGACACCTCCCTCGACAAAGATGAGTCGCAACAACCCATCTCCGCCAAGGACCGCTGGAGGAACGCCAGCAAATTGCTTCGCCAGAAGACCGTGCTCTTGGGTGAACGCCTCGGTCGACCGCTGGATGATGTAGGTGACTTGGGTGCCGCCATGTTGCCCGATGATCTGGAGGGCGGCTATCCTCCCCGCCGCAGgggtgatgagaaggagcCTCTCGATCCCCATGGCCGTAATGACGAGCCGCCTCCCCCGCCGAGTGCCGAAGCCCATCGCCTGGTTCGCAGCATGACCCAACATAACATGCATCAACGCCGGAAGCCCAAGTCGGCCTATGCCAAGTCGGGACAGGAGACGCCCGATGGACTGGGTCGTCCGGACTCGTGGTACGGAGCTGGCACTCCGGGTGGtcgcggcggtggtggtatccTCTCGCAGCTGCTCAAATTACACGCCCAGCAGCAGGCCAACCGGGACAATATGTCCATGACCGACTCCTCGGATAACGAGTCCGTGGCATCCTCCGGCACCGCCACGCCTCGGAGAGACTTTTCCGCGGGCACCTTCTCCTCTGGAACGGCGACGcccaagaaagagaaggtcaAGTGGTACAAGAAGTCGAGTCATCAGTCCACCGCTTCCCTGGTGGAGGCGTCGATGAACCTCAGCCGAGCGAGTTTGCCTGCCTCGGCAGACACTCTGGTGAACATTCctaacaagaagaagggcaagaagaagcgcaagaccCGCCTCGAGGACGAGATCCGCGTGACGGTGCACATTGCTGAGATTCTGGCCCGCCAACGATACATCATGCAGCTCTGCCGAGCGCTCATGCGCTATGGTGCGCCCACTCACCGTCTCGAGGAGTACATGCAGATGACGGCTCGTGTTCTCGAGGTCGAAGGGCAGTTCTTGTACCTACCCGGGTGCATGATCATGTCTTTTGACGATCCGGCTACGCGTACGGCCGAGGTCAAGCTGGTCCGTGTGGTGCAGGGAGTCGATCTGGGTCGCTTGGCGGAAACGCACAATGTCTACAAGAACGTCGTTCACGACATGAtcggggtggaggaggccaTCCAGGAGCTTGATCTGATCATGAAGCGGCCCCCGCGGTTCAATAAGTGGATTCTGGTGGTCACCTACGGATTGGCGAGTGTTGCCGTCGGCCCTTTTGCCTTTGACGCCCGCCCCATCGATATGCctattatcttcttcctcggatgCTTGGTCGGCTTCATGCAACACGTGCTGGCGCCCCGGTCGGTGCTGTACTCCAACGTGTTTGAAGTCACGGCAGCCATCTTGACGTCGTTCCTGGCGCGAGCCTTTGGTTCCATTTATGCCACCGTCGATGGGACGCACGAGCGTCTGTTCTGTTTCTCCGCCTTGGCTCAGTCCTCGATCGCTTTGATCCTACCGGGTTTCATGGTCCTGTGCAGCAGTCTGGAACTGCAGTCGCATCAGATGATTGCCGGTTCAATCCGCATGGTCTATTCCATTATCTACTCCATGTTCCTCGGCTATGGCATCACGGTCGGCACTACCATCTACGGGCTGATTGACGGCAACGCGGCCTCGTCCACAACCTGCAAAAACGAGGACGTGTGGGGAAGCAAGTACATTCAGCATTTTATCTTTGTTCCGATCTATGTGATTTTCTTagccatcatcaatcaggGCAAGTGGAAGCAAGTGCCCGTGATGATCGTCATTGCCGTCTGCGGCTACGTGACCAACTACTTCAGCACCCTCAAGCTGGGCTCCAACTCCGAGGTGGCCAACACGGTCGGAGCCTTCACCATCGGTCTTTTGGGTAATTTGTACAGTCGGCTGTGGCACGGACACGCCGCCACAGCTATTCTTCCGGGTATTTTCGTGCTGGTGCCGTCTGGCTTGGCATCCAGTGGTTCCTTGCTGGCCGGTATCCAGTATGCCGACGAGGTGCGCGACAACCTGCGATCGGGAAACACGACAGCGACCGACAGCACCACAGACTCGTCGATTGCCAGTCTGGGTTTCGGTATGATCCAGGTCGCCATTGGCATTACGGTGGGATTGTTCGTGTCTGCCTTGATCGTTTATCCCTTCGGCAAGCGTCGCAGTGGTCTGTTCAGTTTCTAG
- a CDS encoding putative ABC multidrug transporter (COG:Q;~EggNog:ENOG410PHHW;~InterPro:IPR034001,IPR043926,IPR027417,IPR003593, IPR010929,IPR017871,IPR034003,IPR003439,IPR013525;~PFAM:PF01061,PF00005,PF06422;~TransMembrane:11 (o541-559i571-593o599-618i708-729o1127-1144i1151-1172o1192-1223i1235-1256o1262-1284i1296-1316o1391-1409i);~go_component: GO:0016020 - membrane [Evidence IEA];~go_component: GO:0016021 - integral component of membrane [Evidence IEA];~go_function: GO:0005524 - ATP binding [Evidence IEA];~go_function: GO:0016887 - ATPase activity [Evidence IEA];~go_function: GO:0042626 - ATPase-coupled transmembrane transporter activity [Evidence IEA];~go_process: GO:0055085 - transmembrane transport [Evidence IEA]) — MAEDQEKVSYTLGVPEGKEDTDSTATVLDDDPTVTPRNPSASRADGWAMMSQVKQQNERDMQSGFKRKELGVTWKSLSVEVVSAEAAVNENFLSQFNIPQHIKESKNKPPLRSILSNSHGCVKPGEMLLVLGRPGSGCTTLLKMLSNRRLGYNSIEGDVHYGSLTSDEAAQYRGQIVMNTEEEIFFPTLTVGQTMDFATRLKVPFNLPNGVESPEAYRQEAKNFLLESMGISHTNDTKVGNEYVRGVSGGERKRVSIIECLATRGSVFCWDNSTRGLDASTALEWAKAVRAMTDVLGLSSIVTLYQAGNGIYDLFDKVLVLDEGKEIYYGPMTQARPFMEDLGFVCREGSNVADYLTGVTVPTERIIRPGYENRFPRNADMILAEYQKSPIYTQMTSEYDYPDTDLARQRTAEFKESVAQEKNKKLPKTSPLTVDFIDQVKTCIIRQYQIIWGDKATFFIKQISTLVQALIAGSLFYNAPNNSGGLFVKSGALFFSLLYNSLLAMSEVTDSFSGRPVLVKHKGFAYFHPAAFCIAQITADIPVLLFQISIFSIVVYFMVGLTMSASAFFTYWILVFTATMAMTALFRAIGALFSTFDGASKVSGFLISALIMYTGYMIKKPQMHPWFGWIYWINPMAYGFDALLSNEFHGKIIPCVGTNLIPSGEGYGADGHQSCAGVGGAIPGSTYVTGDQYLASLSYSHTHVWRNFGILWAWWALFAAATIIATSRWKSPGESGSSLLIPRERIDAHRQVARPDEESQVDEKAKKPHGDNCQSESDLDKQLVKNTSVFTWKDLTYTVKTPSGDRVLLDKVYGWVKPGMLGALMGSSGAGKTTLLDVLAQRKTEGTIHGSVLVDGRPLPVSFQRSAGYCEQLDVHEPFATVREALEFSALLRQPRHVPAEEKLKYVDTIIELLELHDLADTLIGRVGNGLSVEQRKRVTIGVELVSKPSILIFLDEPTSGLDGQSAYNTVRFLRKLADVGQAVLVTIHQPSAQLFAEFDTLLLLAKGGKMVYFGDIGDNGQTVKDYFARYGAPCPAETNPAEHMIDVVSGALSQGRDWHQVWKDSPEHTNSLKELDSIVDEAASKPPGTVDDGNEFAMPLWQQTLIVTKRSCVAVYRNTDYVNNKLALHVGSALFNGFSFWMIGNHVGALQLRLFTIFNFIFVAPGVINQLQPLFLERRDIYDAREKKSKMYSWIAFVTGLIVSELPYLCICAVLYFACWYYTVGFPSDSNKSGAVFFVMLMYEFVYTGIGQFVSAYAPNAIFASLINPVIIGTLASFCGVLVPYTQIQEFWRYWIYYLDPFNYLMGSLLVFTTFDTPVRCKESEFAIFDPPNGSTCAQYLQDYMMGAGARMNLINPDATADCHVCEYTRGSDYLYTINLKDYYYGWRDAAIVALFAISSYALVYVLMKLRTKASKQAE; from the exons ATGGCGGAGGATCAGGAGAAAGTCTCCTACACCCTCGGGGTTCCCGAAGGCAAGGAAGATACCGACAGCACCGCTACCGTCCTCGATGACGATCCCACCGTCACTCCTCGCAACCCCAGTGCCAGTCGTGCCGATGGCTGGGCCATGATGTCCCAGGTCAAGCAGCAAAATGAGCGGGACATGCAATCCGGCTTCAAACGCAAGGAACTCGGTGTCACCTGGAAGAGCCTCTCCGTCGAAGTCGTCAGCGCCGAGGCCGCCGTCAACGAGAATTTCCTGTCCCAGTTCAACATCCCTCAGCACATCAAGGAGTCCAAGAACAAGCCGCCGTTGcgttccatcctctccaacaGCCATGGCTGTGTCAAGCCCGGAGAGATGCTTTTGGTTTTGGGTCGGCCCGGCTCCGGTTGCACCACCCTCTTGAAGATGCTGTCCAATCGACGCCTCGGTTACAACTCGATTGAAGGTGATGTTCACTATGGATCCTTGACATCGGATGAGGCAGCCCAGTACCGCGGCCAAATTGTCATGAAcaccgaggaggagatttTCTTCCCCACCTTGACCGTGGGCCAGACTATGGACTTTGCGACTCGTCTTAAGGTTCCCTTCAACCTGCCTAACGGCGTCGAGTCCCCCGAAGCCTACCGCCAGGAAGCCAAGAACTTCCTTCTCGAATCCATGGGCATCTCGCATACGAACGATACCAAGGTGGGCAATGAATATGTGCGTGGTGTCTCGGGTGGTGAGCGTAAGCGTGTCTCCATTATCGAGTGTCTTGCGACTCGTGGTTCCGTTTTCTGCTGGGATAACAGCACGCGTGGTTTGGATGCCAGCACGGCCCTCGAATGGGCCAAGGCTGTTCGTGCCATGACAGATGTGTTGGGTCTGTCTTCCATTGTCACCCTTTACCAGGCCGGAAACGGTATCTACGATCTGTTCGACAAGGTGCTTGTGTTGGATGAAGGCAAAGAAATCTACTACGGCCCTATGACTCAGGCGCGTCCCTTCATGGAGGATCTGGGCTTTGTTTGTCGCGAGGGTTCCAACGTCGCGGATTACCTTACCGGTGTCACGGTCCCCACTGAACGCATTATCAGACCAGGCTACGAAAACCGCTTCCCTCGTAACGCGGACATGATTCTCGCTGAATACCAGAAGTCGCCTATCTATACGCAAATGACCTCCGAATACGATTACCCCGACACCGATCTGGCACGCCAGCGCACTGCCGAATTCAAGGAATCCGTCGCCcaagagaagaataagaaactCCCCAAGACAAGTCCCTTGACGGTTGACTTCATTGACCAGGTCAAGACCTGCATTATCCGCCAGTACCAAATCATCTGGGGTGACAAGgccaccttcttcatcaagcaGATCTCTACCCTGGTTCAGGCGTTGATTGCTGGTTCACTGTTCTACAATGCCCCTAATAACTCGGGTGGTTTGTTTGTCAAGTCCGGTGCTCTGTTCTTCTCCCTGCTCTACAACAGTCTTCTGGCCATGTCCGAAGTCACCGACTCTTTCAGCGGTCGCCCGGTTCTGGTCAAACACAAAGGCTTCGCATACTTCCACCCTGCCGCCTTTTGTATCGCTCAGATTACTGCCGATATCCCAGTCCTCTTGTTCCAAATCAGCATATTCTCTATCGTGGTTTACTTCATGGTTGGCCTCACCATGTCCGCCAGCGCTTTCTTTACCTACTGGATCCTTGTCTTCACTGCAACTATG GCCATGACAGCGCTGTTCCGCGCGATTGGCGCGCTTTTCAGCACGTTCGATGGCGCCTCCAAGGTCTCTGGTTTCCTCATCTCGGCTCTGATTATGTACACCGGTTATATGATTAAGAAGCCCCAGATGCACCCTTGGTTCGGCTGGATTTACTGGATCAACCCCATGGCCTACGGTTTCGATGCGCTGCTCTCCAACGAATTCCACGGAAAGATCATTCCTTGTGTGGGGACCAACCTCATTCCCAGTGGAGAGGGCTACGGTGCAGACGGACATCAATCATGcgccggtgttggtggtgccATCCCCGGAAGCACCTATGTCACTGGTGATCAGTACCTGGCTTCCCTGTCCTACAGCCATACCCATGTCTGGCGCAACTTTGGTATCCTCTGGGCTTGGTGGGCTCTCTTTGCTGccgccaccatcatcgcgACGTCCCGCTGGAAGTCTCCCGGTGAGAGCGGTTCCTCCCTTCTCATCCCACGCGAAAGGATCGATGCCCATCGCCAGGTTGCCCGCCCCGACGAGGAATCCCAGGTCGACGAGAAAGCCAAGAAGCCCCATGGTGACAATTGCCAGAGTGAAAGCGACCTTGACAAGCAGCTTGTCAAAAACACCTCTGTTTTCACCTGGAAGGATCTCACCTACACGGTTAAGACCCCTAGTGGCGATCGCGTGCTCCTTGACAAGGTATACGGATGGGTGAAGCCTGGCATGCTGGGTGCCCTGATGGGTTCCTCCGGTGCTGGTAAAACCACTCTCCTGGATGTATTGGCTCAGCGCAAGACTGAGGGTACCATTCATGGCTCCGTCCTTGTTGACGGTCGTCCTCTGCCCGTTTCCTTCCAGCGCTCTGCCGGTTACTGTGAACAACTTGATGTCCACGAGCCTTTCGCCACTGTCCGTGAGGCCCTGGAATTCTCCGCCCTGCTCCGCCAGCCTCGCCATGTGCCTGCtgaggagaagctcaagtACGTTGATACCATCATTGAACTTCTTGAACTGCATGATCTCGCCGATACCCTTATTGGTCGCGTCGGAAACGGACTGAGCGTTGAACAACGCAAGCGTGTCACCATCGGTGTCGAGTTGGTCTCGAAGCCCAgcattctcatcttcctggaCGAACCCACCTCCGGTCTTGATGGCCAGTCTGCTTACAACACTGTCCGTTTCCTGCGCAAGCTCGCCGATGTCGGCCAAGCTGTGCTCGtcaccatccaccagccCTCTGCGCAACTCTTTGCTGAATTCGACACCCTACTCCTCCTCGCCAAGGGTGGAAAGATGGTCTACTTCGGTGACATTGGTGACAACGGCCAAACCGTCAAGGACTACTTTGCTCGCTACGGCGCCCCCTGTCCCGCAGAAACCAACCCGGCCGAGCACATGATCGACGTGGTCTCTGGCGCGCTCTCCCAAGGCCGCGACTGGCATCAAGTCTGGAAGGATTCCCCCGAACACACCAACTCACTCAAGGAACTCGACTCCATCGTTGACGAGGCCGCCTCTAAGCCCCCTGGCACCGTCGACGACGGCAACGAATTCGCCATGCCCCTCTGGCAGCAAACCCTCATCGTGACCAAGCGCTCCTGTGTCGCCGTCTATCGTAACACTGACTATGTGAACAACAAGCTTGCTCTCCACGTCGGCTCGGCCCTCTTCAacggcttctccttctggatGATTGGCAACCACGTTGGTGCGCTCCAACTCCGTctcttcaccatcttcaacttcatcttcgtcgcccCCGGTGTCATCAACCAACTGCAGCCTCTCTTCTTGGAACGCCGCGACATCTATGACGCCCGCGAAAAGAAATCCAAGATGTACTCCTGGATTGCCTTCGTGACTGGCCTTATCGTCTCCGAACTCCCCTACCTCTGCATCTGCGCTGTCCTCTACTTCGCCTGCTGGTACTACACCGTCGGCTTCCCCTCGGATAGCAACAAATCTGGTgctgtcttcttcgtcatgcTGATGTACGAGTTCGTCTACACGGGTATCGGTCAATTTGTCTCCGCGTACGCCCCCAACGCCATTTTTGCCTCGCTCATCAACCCGGTCATTATCGGAACCCTTGCCTCCTTCTGCGGTGTCCTAGTCCCCTACACCCAGATCCAAGAATTCTGGCGTTACTGGATCTACTACCTCGATCCCTTCAACTACCTCATGGGCAGTCTCCTGGTCTTTACCACCTTCGACACACCTGTCCGCTGCAAGGAATCCGAATTCGCCATCTTCGATCCTCCCAACGGCTCGACCTGCGCCCAGTACCTCCAGGATTACATGATGGGCGCCGGCGCGCGCATGAACCTCATCAACCCGGACGCCACGGCTGACTGCCACGTCTGCGAGTACACGCGCGGAAGCGATTACCTGTATACCATCAACCTGAAGGATTATTACTACGGGTGGAGAGATGCCGCGATCGTCGCTTTGTTCGCGATTAGTTCATATGCCTTGGTGTATGTGCTGATGAAGTTGAGGACCAAGGCGTCGAAGCAGGCTGAGTAG